In Acidobacteriota bacterium, a single window of DNA contains:
- a CDS encoding tetratricopeptide repeat protein, with translation MLPLFTHGCILLKEALGMGSRFIMAKGWLLLAIGAVVCPLISAQTNARKPTDYLKQGNQFAKQEKWKEAEDAYRKALSLAPNSAPAHYGMANALAAQQDVGNAIREYQRALQINPNLGGIHRSLGALFESIGQLPQALEEYRAELERHPHDAAAKASVARVLTSAGKYPDSIEEYQRALALDPKNGEIQAAMAAALLQAGKVSQAVAAYQQAEKLAPKEADIHAGLADALTLQRKYADSIKEWQEAIALKPDDAHLHYSLGAALEATGNVIPAIYEYRQAVSLRPDQTVYRFNLALAYRDSGDFADAEKEFKQVIQQDPDNTAAHVELAATYLSVGNHQAAATQYREALRLKPDDPDLHEKLGLVLRKTGDLTGAVAELKKAAELSPETGTYRQNLAESVEAQGDIPRFILDYQQEVRLRPNDPAAHLNLANAYMSANKVNEALGEYRVAAQLAPKSAEIQYRLAMVSKAAGNTSEEQAALQKAVQLRPDYAEALEALGDVLAAQKNYQLAVPTYRDALRMLPNDLDLRMRLARILEANGDPQGAVEVIEQAIKLDPTSAEYELQLADALLAKKDYQSAAKVYRQALAMKPSDPELAAKLGAALLQLGDTKGAAEAMRLAIKGRPDAPQAHLELAALLQKSGDFEGAAEEARAALKITPNSAQAHCVLGSALLGENKQDEGIKELRESLRDNANYSDARLALANALRQAGQAYEAIGHYEQYLRDNPSDAPAHLVLADALSSEKNYAAAIEQCEEAVKLTPGDAQAHYDLAMNLQKAGKTTGARQEFETYLKLAPKAPNAEAVRTILRKLEKT, from the coding sequence ATGCTGCCCCTTTTTACACACGGGTGTATCCTATTAAAAGAGGCGTTGGGTATGGGCAGCCGTTTTATTATGGCAAAAGGGTGGCTCTTGCTTGCCATAGGGGCGGTGGTTTGCCCTCTCATCAGCGCCCAGACGAACGCCAGGAAGCCTACCGATTATTTGAAGCAGGGCAATCAGTTTGCTAAGCAGGAGAAGTGGAAGGAGGCTGAAGACGCCTATCGCAAGGCACTGAGCCTTGCCCCCAATTCTGCGCCGGCCCACTATGGGATGGCGAACGCGTTGGCCGCCCAGCAGGATGTGGGCAACGCCATCCGGGAATACCAGCGCGCCCTGCAGATCAATCCAAACCTCGGAGGAATTCATCGTTCCCTGGGGGCCCTGTTTGAGAGCATCGGCCAGCTTCCGCAGGCGCTTGAAGAATATCGCGCGGAACTTGAAAGGCACCCCCATGACGCCGCTGCCAAGGCCAGCGTGGCGCGTGTCCTGACATCCGCCGGAAAATATCCGGATTCGATTGAAGAATACCAGCGCGCTCTGGCTCTCGACCCCAAAAACGGTGAAATCCAGGCTGCCATGGCCGCAGCGCTGCTCCAGGCGGGCAAAGTTAGCCAGGCAGTGGCGGCCTACCAGCAGGCCGAGAAGCTGGCCCCGAAGGAGGCTGACATCCATGCGGGGCTGGCAGACGCGCTGACGCTCCAGAGAAAATATGCTGACAGCATCAAGGAATGGCAGGAAGCCATCGCCCTGAAGCCCGACGACGCCCACCTCCATTACAGTCTTGGCGCCGCCCTCGAGGCTACCGGCAATGTGATTCCGGCGATATACGAATACCGGCAGGCAGTTTCCCTGCGCCCAGACCAGACTGTCTATCGCTTCAACCTTGCACTTGCCTATCGTGATTCCGGAGATTTTGCAGACGCGGAAAAAGAATTCAAGCAGGTGATCCAGCAGGACCCGGACAACACGGCCGCCCATGTGGAACTCGCCGCCACCTACCTCTCGGTGGGAAACCACCAGGCTGCGGCCACCCAGTATCGCGAAGCCCTGCGCTTGAAACCGGATGATCCTGATCTTCATGAAAAACTCGGGCTCGTGCTGCGGAAGACGGGAGACTTGACCGGCGCGGTTGCAGAGCTAAAGAAAGCGGCGGAACTCTCTCCCGAGACGGGTACCTACCGGCAGAACCTTGCAGAATCCGTCGAGGCCCAGGGCGACATTCCACGCTTCATATTGGATTATCAGCAGGAGGTCAGGCTGCGGCCAAACGACCCTGCCGCCCACCTCAATCTGGCCAATGCTTATATGTCCGCGAATAAGGTGAATGAAGCTTTGGGCGAATATCGAGTTGCCGCTCAACTGGCTCCGAAGAGTGCGGAAATCCAATATCGGCTGGCCATGGTCTCGAAAGCCGCAGGAAACACCAGCGAGGAACAAGCCGCGTTGCAGAAGGCCGTCCAACTGCGTCCCGATTACGCTGAGGCGCTGGAAGCTCTGGGGGATGTCCTCGCTGCGCAGAAGAATTACCAGCTAGCCGTCCCCACCTATCGCGACGCGCTCCGAATGCTGCCGAATGATCTCGATCTGCGGATGCGGCTCGCCCGCATTTTGGAAGCGAACGGCGATCCCCAGGGCGCGGTGGAAGTCATTGAGCAGGCCATAAAGTTGGACCCGACCTCCGCCGAATACGAACTGCAACTTGCCGACGCGCTCTTGGCAAAAAAGGATTACCAGTCGGCTGCCAAAGTTTATCGTCAGGCGCTTGCCATGAAACCGTCTGATCCGGAACTTGCAGCTAAGCTGGGGGCCGCCTTGCTGCAACTGGGTGACACGAAGGGGGCAGCGGAAGCGATGCGGCTGGCGATCAAGGGCAGGCCCGATGCGCCGCAGGCCCATCTGGAACTGGCAGCCCTCCTGCAAAAGTCCGGAGACTTTGAGGGAGCGGCTGAGGAAGCCCGGGCCGCCCTGAAAATTACTCCCAACTCCGCTCAGGCACACTGTGTGCTGGGGTCCGCGCTGCTCGGTGAGAACAAGCAGGATGAAGGCATCAAGGAGCTTAGGGAATCGCTACGCGATAACGCGAACTACAGTGATGCGCGCCTGGCGCTGGCTAACGCGCTAAGGCAGGCAGGACAAGCCTATGAGGCCATCGGGCATTACGAGCAGTACCTTCGTGACAATCCGTCGGACGCCCCGGCCCATCTGGTCCTGGCGGATGCTCTCAGTTCGGAAAAGAATTACGCCGCAGCCATTGAGCAATGTGAAGAAGCGGTGAAGTTGACGCCGGGCGACGCGCAGGCACACTATGATCTGGCGATGAATCTGCAAAAGGCCGGCAAGACAACGGGCGCGCGCCAGGAATTCGAGACCTACCTGAAGCTCGCACCTAAAGCTCCCAACGCTGAAGCTGTTCGTACGATTTTGAGAAAACTTGAAAAGACTTAG
- a CDS encoding acyl-CoA dehydrogenase, with protein sequence MFRAATREFAEKEIGPHVEAMDREGVFRQELIEKFFEHGFMGISIPEAHGGSDGTFFMAALAIEEFSRVDASAGVVIDVQNTLVANAILRWGTDRQKQEWLPRLAHGTVGAYALSEAGSGSDAFALETRAAEDGDHFVLNGRKLWITNAKEAGLFIIFATINRDLGYKGITAFLVDHATPGLTVGRKEDKLGIRASSTCELLLEDCRVPKQDVLGQPGRGYKVAIETLNEGRIGIAAQMVGVAQGAFDHALAYAQERKQFGRSISEFQAIQFQLANLATRVEAARLLAYNAARLKDSGKPFLKEAAMAKFFCSEVAERVASEAIEIYGGYGFTKECPAEKYLRDSKIGKIYEGTSFMQLQTIAKSLLGR encoded by the coding sequence ATGTTTCGGGCGGCAACGCGCGAGTTTGCCGAAAAAGAAATCGGCCCGCACGTCGAGGCAATGGACCGCGAAGGCGTATTCCGGCAGGAGCTCATCGAAAAGTTCTTCGAGCATGGCTTTATGGGCATCAGCATTCCTGAAGCCCACGGCGGCAGCGACGGAACTTTCTTCATGGCAGCACTTGCCATCGAGGAGTTTTCACGCGTGGACGCTTCTGCCGGTGTGGTGATTGACGTTCAGAATACGCTCGTTGCGAACGCCATACTCCGATGGGGCACGGACCGCCAGAAGCAGGAATGGCTTCCCCGCCTGGCGCACGGCACGGTGGGCGCTTACGCCCTTTCAGAAGCAGGGTCGGGCAGCGACGCATTCGCCCTTGAAACCCGCGCCGCCGAAGACGGCGACCATTTTGTCCTGAACGGCCGGAAGCTTTGGATCACCAACGCTAAAGAGGCCGGACTCTTCATCATCTTCGCCACCATCAACCGCGATCTCGGCTACAAAGGCATCACGGCTTTCCTGGTTGACCATGCGACGCCGGGTCTTACGGTGGGCAGAAAGGAAGATAAACTAGGCATCCGGGCGTCATCCACCTGCGAACTGCTTCTGGAGGATTGCCGCGTGCCAAAACAGGACGTCCTTGGGCAGCCGGGCAGGGGCTACAAAGTTGCCATTGAGACGCTCAACGAGGGCCGCATCGGCATCGCCGCGCAGATGGTGGGCGTGGCGCAGGGCGCCTTCGACCACGCTCTTGCTTACGCGCAGGAGCGCAAACAATTTGGCAGGTCCATCAGCGAATTCCAGGCCATTCAGTTCCAACTGGCCAACCTGGCCACCCGCGTGGAAGCTGCCCGCCTGCTGGCATACAACGCTGCCCGCCTCAAAGACTCTGGAAAACCATTTCTGAAGGAAGCTGCCATGGCCAAGTTCTTCTGCTCAGAAGTGGCGGAGCGCGTAGCTTCTGAGGCCATCGAAATCTATGGCGGCTACGGCTTTACTAAAGAATGCCCCGCTGAAAAATACCTGCGCGATTCTAAGATCGGAAAGATCTACGAAGGCACATCCTTCATGCAGCTACAGACCATTGCCAAGTCCCTGCTGGGACGGTAG
- a CDS encoding ribonuclease HI family protein: MPSPSSELKHIIAHIDGGSRGNPGPAAYAVVVSTQDGTRLASFSRYLGHATNNVAEYEGLLAALDYALKNNQRRVKIITDSELLARQIGGQYKVRNPNLQVLHERARMLIAQFDAFRIEHVRREYNREADRLANDAMDSASKHKGQPQAPAVTSDPLRASATYHQGILELHGSPPLKEGERVDLKIERSKE, from the coding sequence ATGCCAAGTCCTTCAAGCGAGCTCAAGCACATCATTGCCCATATTGACGGCGGTTCGCGCGGCAATCCCGGTCCGGCGGCATACGCAGTCGTTGTCAGTACGCAGGACGGAACCCGACTGGCTTCGTTTTCCAGATATTTGGGGCACGCCACCAATAACGTCGCGGAATACGAAGGATTGCTGGCGGCTCTCGACTATGCATTGAAGAATAATCAACGGCGGGTGAAAATCATCACGGACTCGGAACTGCTGGCGCGCCAGATTGGCGGGCAATATAAAGTCAGGAATCCGAATCTCCAAGTGCTGCACGAGCGAGCTCGAATGCTGATCGCGCAATTCGATGCGTTTCGCATTGAACATGTCCGGCGCGAATACAACCGCGAGGCGGACCGCCTTGCGAATGATGCGATGGACTCCGCTTCAAAGCACAAAGGACAACCGCAGGCGCCTGCCGTAACCTCTGACCCCCTCCGTGCATCCGCTACCTACCATCAGGGCATACTGGAACTCCATGGATCACCGCCGCTGAAGGAAGGCGAACGGGTCGATTTGAAAATCGAAAGAAGCAAAGAATAG
- the ilvD gene encoding dihydroxy-acid dehydratase: protein MPVDPQLPSRVILEGRDRAGARSMLKAIGFTDADLARPIVGVANTWIETMPCNYHLRRLAAKVKEGIRAAGGTPMEFNTIAISDGITMGTEGMKASLISREVIADSIELVGRGHMFDAMFALVGCDKTIPAGAMALLRLNVPSVLLYGGSIAAGRFQDHDVTIQDVYEAVGANAAGKMSDVDLKKLENSACPAAGACGGQFTANTMSTVMEFIGLSPMGANGIPAMDPAKDEAAFKAGQLVMDILRRGVRPRDLLTRKAFENAIISVAATGGSTNSVLHLLAMAREAGLALAIDDFNAISERTPLIADLKPAGKYVAVDVYKAGGIPVIAKKLIEGKPGLLHEDQMTPTGRTIGEEARAVKETPGQDVVRSVANAKKATGGLVILKGNLAPHGCVAKISGHEPLKHRGPARVFNSEEEAMKAVTSKGIKAGEVVVIRYEGPSGGPGMREMLGVTAALVGEGLGESVALLTDGRFSGATRGLMVGHVAPEAARGGPIAALRDGDIVVFDINARKLDVELAAEEIDKRMSGWKKPEPRYKSGVFAKYAALVSSAAEGAVTEAKF, encoded by the coding sequence ATGCCAGTCGATCCTCAACTCCCCAGCCGCGTCATCCTGGAAGGGCGCGACCGCGCCGGCGCGCGCTCCATGCTGAAGGCCATCGGGTTTACAGATGCAGACCTTGCCCGGCCCATCGTGGGTGTTGCCAACACGTGGATTGAAACCATGCCCTGCAATTATCACCTTCGACGCCTGGCTGCCAAGGTGAAAGAGGGTATTCGCGCAGCGGGCGGCACTCCCATGGAGTTCAACACCATTGCCATTTCCGACGGCATCACCATGGGTACCGAGGGCATGAAGGCATCACTCATCAGCCGCGAAGTGATTGCGGATTCCATCGAGCTGGTGGGCCGCGGGCACATGTTTGACGCCATGTTTGCGCTGGTGGGCTGCGACAAGACGATCCCTGCCGGCGCCATGGCACTGCTGCGTCTAAATGTGCCGAGCGTACTGCTCTACGGAGGCTCCATTGCCGCAGGACGCTTCCAGGATCACGACGTCACTATCCAGGACGTTTATGAAGCCGTCGGTGCGAATGCAGCCGGCAAAATGTCCGATGTCGATCTGAAGAAGCTGGAAAACTCGGCATGTCCAGCCGCAGGCGCCTGCGGCGGCCAGTTTACCGCCAACACCATGTCAACGGTGATGGAATTCATCGGTCTCTCGCCCATGGGCGCGAATGGCATTCCAGCCATGGACCCCGCTAAAGATGAGGCAGCCTTCAAAGCAGGTCAGTTGGTAATGGACATCTTGAGGCGCGGGGTCCGGCCGCGCGATTTACTCACGCGCAAGGCTTTTGAAAACGCCATCATCAGCGTGGCCGCAACGGGAGGATCCACCAATTCCGTGCTGCACCTGCTGGCCATGGCGCGCGAAGCTGGCTTAGCACTCGCCATCGACGACTTTAATGCCATCAGCGAGCGGACCCCGCTGATCGCTGACTTGAAGCCCGCAGGCAAGTATGTGGCCGTAGATGTTTACAAAGCTGGCGGAATTCCGGTGATTGCAAAGAAGCTGATCGAGGGCAAGCCTGGCCTGCTGCACGAAGACCAGATGACCCCGACCGGAAGGACAATCGGCGAGGAAGCCCGCGCTGTGAAGGAAACACCCGGCCAGGACGTGGTCCGTTCTGTCGCCAATGCCAAGAAGGCAACTGGAGGCCTGGTTATCCTGAAGGGCAACCTGGCGCCACATGGCTGCGTGGCAAAAATCTCCGGCCACGAACCGCTCAAACACCGTGGCCCTGCCCGTGTGTTCAACAGCGAAGAAGAAGCCATGAAGGCTGTAACCAGCAAGGGCATTAAGGCGGGAGAGGTTGTGGTGATCCGCTACGAAGGTCCGAGCGGCGGGCCCGGCATGCGTGAAATGCTTGGGGTGACTGCAGCGCTGGTGGGTGAAGGGTTGGGTGAATCCGTTGCCCTGCTGACCGATGGTCGCTTCAGCGGCGCGACCCGCGGGCTGATGGTGGGGCACGTTGCGCCGGAAGCCGCGCGGGGTGGTCCGATTGCCGCCCTGAGAGACGGCGACATCGTGGTGTTCGACATCAATGCACGGAAGCTTGACGTTGAACTTGCAGCGGAGGAAATCGACAAGCGAATGTCAGGCTGGAAGAAGCCCGAGCCCCGCTACAAGTCGGGCGTTTTTGCCAAGTACGCTGCTCTCGTCTCTTCCGCCGCAGAAGGTGCTGTCACAGAGGCAAAATTCTGA
- a CDS encoding amidase yields MAVPASSCTSEAPIPPGQGVRPFELDETTITALQEAMKSGRLSAHSITEKYLARIEELDRRGPSLHSIIEVNPDALAMADQLDRERKANGPRGPLHGIPVLVKDNIGTADRMTTTAGSYALEGSIPPRDSFVAAQLRKAGAIILGKANLSEWANMRSSHSTSGWSGRGGLACNPYALDRNPCGSSSGSGVAVSANLCPVALGTETNGSIVCPSSINGIVGIKPTVGLVSRSGVVPISHTQDTAGPMARTVADAAFLLGALTGVDSRDKATLASRGESQADYTKFLDAHGLRGARIGVVRGLFGFNEFVDKLANAAIAAMKEHGAVVVDPAEIETLKRMEEGESDLLSYEFKADLNAYLESLGPKAPVHSLKEIIEFNEKHASEEMPYFGQDIFIKAEAKGPLSSPKYQQALEKCRTLSREKGIDATMRKYKLDALVAPTAAPAFTTDLVNGDHDTGGSSGPAAIAGYPHVTVPAGYVFGLPVGISFFGRAWSEPTLIKLAYSFEQATKVRNPPKFLPTTGLTL; encoded by the coding sequence ATGGCGGTGCCGGCCTCCTCCTGCACTTCAGAAGCGCCCATTCCGCCAGGGCAAGGCGTCCGGCCGTTCGAGCTGGATGAAACCACCATTACTGCCCTCCAGGAAGCAATGAAGTCGGGAAGGCTGTCCGCGCACTCCATCACGGAAAAGTATCTGGCGCGCATCGAGGAACTCGACCGCCGCGGGCCATCGCTTCATTCCATTATTGAGGTCAACCCTGATGCACTGGCAATGGCCGACCAACTCGACAGGGAGCGCAAGGCCAATGGCCCAAGAGGGCCGCTGCACGGTATTCCTGTGCTGGTAAAGGACAACATCGGTACGGCCGACCGTATGACCACCACGGCCGGGTCGTATGCTCTTGAGGGTTCGATTCCGCCGCGCGATTCATTTGTGGCGGCGCAGCTTCGCAAGGCCGGAGCGATCATCCTGGGGAAAGCCAATCTCAGCGAGTGGGCCAACATGCGGTCCAGCCATTCCACGAGTGGCTGGAGCGGGCGCGGCGGGCTGGCTTGCAATCCCTACGCGCTTGACCGCAATCCCTGCGGATCGAGTTCCGGCTCTGGCGTGGCCGTTTCCGCCAATCTGTGTCCGGTTGCGCTGGGGACGGAAACCAACGGATCGATTGTGTGCCCGTCATCCATCAACGGCATTGTGGGCATCAAGCCCACTGTGGGCCTCGTGAGCCGCAGCGGAGTGGTTCCCATCTCGCATACCCAGGACACCGCAGGCCCCATGGCGCGGACTGTGGCCGACGCCGCATTCCTGTTGGGCGCGCTCACAGGCGTTGATTCACGCGACAAGGCGACGCTTGCGAGCCGCGGAGAATCGCAGGCGGACTACACAAAGTTTCTGGACGCGCATGGACTGCGCGGCGCGCGCATCGGCGTGGTGCGAGGGCTGTTCGGCTTCAACGAGTTTGTTGACAAGCTGGCGAATGCTGCCATCGCCGCCATGAAGGAGCATGGAGCCGTGGTCGTTGACCCTGCGGAAATCGAGACGCTCAAGAGAATGGAAGAGGGAGAGTCTGACCTTCTTTCTTACGAATTCAAGGCAGACCTGAACGCCTATCTCGAATCGCTCGGGCCAAAAGCTCCAGTGCACTCTCTGAAGGAGATCATAGAGTTCAATGAGAAACACGCCAGCGAAGAGATGCCTTACTTCGGCCAGGACATCTTTATTAAAGCGGAGGCGAAGGGGCCTCTCTCAAGCCCGAAATATCAACAGGCGCTGGAGAAGTGCCGCACGCTCTCGCGCGAGAAGGGCATCGACGCCACCATGAGGAAATACAAGCTGGATGCCCTGGTGGCGCCCACCGCAGCGCCGGCCTTTACTACGGACCTGGTGAACGGCGACCACGATACGGGCGGGAGTTCCGGCCCCGCCGCCATCGCCGGGTATCCACACGTGACCGTGCCCGCCGGTTACGTTTTCGGCCTTCCCGTTGGCATCTCGTTTTTCGGCCGCGCCTGGAGCGAGCCCACGCTGATCAAGCTGGCATACTCTTTCGAGCAGGCAACAAAAGTGCGCAACCCGCCGAAGTTTCTGCCCACAACGGGGTTGACGCTGTAG
- a CDS encoding DUF3311 domain-containing protein: MVRKPTWPALLFGLIPFAGVCFTVALWDRVYPFVLGLPFNLFWLVLWILLTPLCLWFAYHFEKRADSGQSDGPQSGPR, encoded by the coding sequence ATGGTGCGAAAACCAACCTGGCCTGCCCTGCTGTTTGGTCTGATTCCGTTTGCCGGTGTGTGTTTTACGGTCGCGCTCTGGGACCGCGTGTACCCATTTGTTCTGGGCCTGCCCTTCAACTTGTTCTGGCTGGTCTTATGGATCCTGCTGACGCCGCTCTGCCTTTGGTTCGCCTACCATTTCGAAAAGCGCGCCGATTCCGGGCAATCCGATGGGCCACAGAGTGGGCCACGATGA
- a CDS encoding sodium:solute symporter family protein, translating into MSPSAIALLIILAIVGFGSFIGFRAGARQTMNLEQWVVAGRGFGVVLVWLLMAGEAYTTFSFLGASGWAYSRGGPALYILAYISLAYVVSFFVLPALWEFGRAGGLQTQSDFFEKRYGSKLLAGLVAVIGVVFIVPYLQLQLKGMGIIVEVASFGEIHRTAAMVIAGALVAGFVFTSGVHAVARVSILKDLLLLGAAVVIGIAVPYHWFGGIGRMFKALASTHPAHLTMPGATRNMGHAWYVSTVLLTGLGAYMWPHLIGSCFTARSADTLRRNAIVMPLYTLTLPFIFFAGFAAVLIVPGLSDGDLSLLTVVQKTFPPWFLGIVGGAGALTAMVPSAILILTAATLFAKNFYRPIIAPSMSDDRVAKLARRTSVALMAVALFFTLTSGRTIVALLLLGYAGVSQFFPGMILGLFWTRATLAGVFSGLVAGIAAVAFLILSGHDPFMGLNAGFAALILNFAVTIPVCLLSNSSEGESVYVVTR; encoded by the coding sequence ATGAGCCCTTCTGCTATCGCACTTCTCATTATCCTTGCCATTGTAGGGTTTGGCTCGTTTATTGGCTTTCGCGCGGGCGCTCGCCAGACGATGAACCTTGAGCAGTGGGTGGTGGCCGGCCGGGGTTTTGGCGTGGTATTGGTCTGGCTGCTGATGGCGGGAGAGGCTTATACCACGTTCTCGTTTCTCGGGGCGAGCGGCTGGGCCTACTCGCGTGGCGGCCCGGCGCTTTATATTCTCGCCTACATTTCTCTTGCCTATGTGGTGTCTTTTTTTGTTCTTCCTGCCCTGTGGGAGTTCGGCCGCGCGGGCGGGTTGCAGACACAATCCGACTTTTTTGAGAAGCGTTATGGCAGCAAGTTGCTGGCGGGACTGGTAGCCGTCATCGGAGTAGTTTTTATTGTGCCCTACTTGCAATTGCAGCTCAAGGGAATGGGCATCATCGTGGAAGTAGCGAGTTTTGGAGAGATCCATCGTACCGCGGCCATGGTGATTGCGGGGGCGCTGGTGGCCGGATTTGTGTTTACCAGCGGCGTTCACGCCGTCGCGCGTGTCAGCATATTGAAGGACCTGCTGCTGCTCGGCGCCGCAGTCGTGATCGGCATTGCCGTTCCGTACCACTGGTTTGGCGGGATTGGTCGCATGTTCAAGGCGCTTGCCAGCACGCATCCCGCGCACCTCACTATGCCCGGCGCAACCAGAAACATGGGGCATGCGTGGTATGTTTCCACCGTGCTGCTCACCGGACTCGGCGCTTACATGTGGCCGCACCTTATCGGAAGTTGCTTTACCGCCAGAAGCGCGGACACTCTGCGCCGTAACGCCATTGTGATGCCACTCTACACGCTGACTTTGCCGTTCATCTTTTTTGCGGGCTTTGCCGCCGTGCTGATTGTCCCGGGGCTTTCAGACGGCGATCTTTCACTTCTGACCGTGGTGCAGAAGACGTTCCCGCCGTGGTTTCTCGGGATCGTGGGCGGCGCCGGAGCGCTGACGGCCATGGTGCCTTCCGCTATCCTCATCCTCACAGCCGCCACTCTTTTCGCCAAGAATTTCTACCGCCCGATTATTGCGCCTTCGATGAGCGATGACCGGGTTGCGAAGCTGGCCAGGCGAACGTCCGTGGCGTTGATGGCGGTGGCGCTGTTCTTCACGCTCACAAGCGGCCGAACGATTGTAGCGCTGTTGCTGCTCGGCTATGCGGGGGTTTCGCAGTTCTTCCCTGGCATGATTCTTGGACTTTTCTGGACTCGTGCAACCCTGGCGGGAGTTTTCTCCGGGCTCGTTGCGGGAATCGCCGCCGTCGCTTTCCTTATCCTGAGCGGGCACGACCCCTTTATGGGATTGAACGCAGGGTTTGCTGCCCTTATCCTCAATTTTGCCGTTACGATCCCGGTGTGCCTTTTGAGCAACTCAAGCGAGGGCGAATCTGTCTATGTTGTTACGCGCTGA
- a CDS encoding methylated-DNA--[protein]-cysteine S-methyltransferase translates to MENRNMQSMSDDYSRIEKAIHYLDERFPAQPDLAEIAKSVNLSPFHFQRLFRRWAGISPKRFLQFLMLDYAKQALDQSGNVLDATYAAGLSSPSRLHDLFVSVEAVTPGEFKKRGAGLRISYGFHPSPFGECLLAVTDRGICAMYFVTSNRDAVLNEVRRRWPGASFVEDAKATGRLLSQIFPQDRRTGRLPIDLRGTNFQVKVWQALLEIPPGAVVPYRELAARVGNPRASRAVGGAVGQNPIAFIIPCHRVIRKVGAIGGYHGGVNRKRAMLAWEAARTHGEA, encoded by the coding sequence ATGGAGAACAGAAATATGCAATCAATGTCAGACGATTACTCGCGGATTGAAAAGGCCATCCATTACCTTGATGAACGTTTTCCTGCGCAGCCCGATCTTGCGGAGATCGCAAAGAGCGTCAACCTCAGCCCGTTTCACTTTCAGAGGCTCTTCAGGCGGTGGGCGGGCATCAGCCCAAAACGCTTCCTGCAGTTCCTGATGCTGGACTACGCGAAGCAAGCGCTCGACCAATCCGGGAATGTTCTCGACGCCACATACGCCGCCGGCCTCTCGAGTCCGAGTCGGCTGCACGATTTGTTTGTCAGCGTGGAAGCCGTCACCCCGGGTGAATTCAAGAAGCGTGGCGCAGGGCTGCGCATCAGTTATGGCTTCCACCCCAGCCCGTTCGGCGAATGCCTGCTGGCCGTGACTGACCGGGGCATCTGTGCGATGTATTTTGTCACCAGCAACCGCGATGCCGTGTTGAACGAAGTGCGCCGCCGCTGGCCCGGAGCCAGTTTTGTTGAAGACGCCAAAGCGACAGGACGGCTTCTCAGCCAGATCTTTCCACAGGACAGGCGTACTGGAAGGTTGCCCATTGATCTCCGCGGAACGAATTTTCAGGTCAAGGTGTGGCAGGCATTGCTGGAAATTCCGCCGGGCGCCGTGGTGCCTTACAGAGAACTAGCCGCGCGCGTGGGCAATCCGAGAGCGTCACGCGCCGTGGGGGGAGCCGTCGGGCAGAACCCTATCGCCTTCATCATTCCCTGCCATCGCGTCATTCGAAAAGTGGGAGCAATCGGCGGCTATCACGGCGGGGTAAACCGCAAACGCGCCATGCTCGCCTGGGAAGCCGCAAGAACGCACGGCGAAGCGTAA